Proteins found in one Aquibium microcysteis genomic segment:
- the fliP gene encoding flagellar type III secretion system pore protein FliP (The bacterial flagellar biogenesis protein FliP forms a type III secretion system (T3SS)-type pore required for flagellar assembly.) has translation MRRLALALAVLAASVAAARAQQLGLGPLGEQLTGETIGYVIQLVGLLTVLSIAPGLLIMVTSFTRFIIAFSILRAGIGLQTTPANLILISLALFMTFYVMAPTFDQAWNNGVRPLIADEITEEEALQRITDPFRTFMLNNVREEDFNLFADLARERGQTVVTGDQVDLRILVPAFMISEIRRGFEIGFLIVLPFLVIDLVVATVTMAMGMMMLPPTVISLPFKILFFVLIDGWNLLVGSLVRSFN, from the coding sequence ATGAGACGGCTCGCCCTCGCCCTTGCGGTGCTTGCCGCATCCGTCGCCGCGGCCCGGGCCCAGCAGCTCGGCCTCGGTCCCCTTGGCGAGCAGCTGACGGGTGAGACGATCGGCTACGTCATCCAGCTCGTCGGTCTCCTGACGGTGCTGTCGATCGCGCCCGGACTGCTCATCATGGTGACGAGTTTCACGCGCTTCATCATCGCCTTCTCGATCCTGCGCGCCGGCATCGGCCTGCAGACCACCCCTGCCAACCTCATCCTGATCAGCCTTGCCCTGTTCATGACCTTCTACGTCATGGCGCCGACCTTCGATCAGGCCTGGAACAACGGCGTCAGGCCGCTGATCGCCGACGAGATCACCGAGGAGGAGGCGCTGCAGCGGATCACCGATCCCTTCCGGACCTTCATGCTGAACAACGTCCGCGAAGAGGACTTCAACCTCTTCGCCGACCTCGCCCGCGAACGCGGCCAGACGGTCGTGACGGGAGATCAGGTCGACCTGCGCATCCTCGTTCCCGCCTTCATGATTTCGGAGATCAGGCGCGGCTTCGAGATCGGCTTCCTGATCGTGCTGCCGTTCCTCGTCATCGACCTCGTCGTCGCCACGGTGACGATGGCCATGGGCATGATGATGCTCCCGCCGACGGTGATCTCGCTGCCCTTCAAGATCCTGTTCTTCGTCCTGATCGACGGCTGGAACCTGCTCGTGGGATCCCTGGTGCGGTCCTTCAACTGA